Part of the Roseomonas sp. OT10 genome, GGGGGCGGGGCGCTGCGCGGTCAGGACCACCGTGGCGGAGAGCACGCCCGGCACGGCCGCCGCCGCCCTCTCCGCCGCGGCCCGGACCGACTCCAGCGACCGGGCGCGTTCGCGCGGCACCTCCAGGGCCAGCTGCACCAGCCCGTCGCGCACCACCATCCCCTGAACCCAGCCCGAGGACACCACGTCCGCGCCGGTGGCGGGATCGCGCACCGCGGCCAGGGCCTGCCGCACCGCCTCCCTCAGATCGCCAGACATGATGAACCTCTTGTAATCTTTCGCGCCGTGCCCGACATGGGCGCGCACACGCCACGTCGTGATATGGGCCATCCTTTCCAGCGCAAGCCGCGCCGGCAGGCAAGCCGGCAAGGGTCCGACCGTCCGGGTCGATCAGGCCGGGCCGAACGGGGAACTTCCCCGGGAGGGGGTTGACCCAGCGGCGCGGAGTGGCCAGCGGTGAGACTTCTCTGAGGAGACGCGACGGCTCATGCCGTGGAACAGCAACGGCGGACCCAGCCCCTGGGGCAATCAGCGCCCCTCCGGCGGCGGCGGTCCTTGGGGCCAGCCGCCCCAGGGCGGCAACGGCGGACCCTTCGGCGGTCGTGGGCCCGATCTGGATGACGTGATCCGACAGGCGCAGGACGCGGTACGCCGCTACCTGCCGCGACGCGGCGGCGGCAAGGGGCTGGCGCTGCTCGGCGTTCTGCTGCTCGCCGGCTGGGCGGCCTCCGGCATCTACCGGGTGGAACCGGACGAGCAGGGCGTGGTGATGCGCTTCGGCGCCTTCCGCGCCACCACCGGCCCCGGCCTGAACTACCACCTGCCCTGGCCGATCGAGACGGTGACGACGCCGCGCGTCACCCGCATCAACCGGGTGGACATCGGCTTCCGCAGCGCCGTGGACAGCACCGCCGCCGTGCGGCCGACGCCGTCGCGCGACGTGCTGGAGGAATCGATGATGCTCACCGGCGACGAGAACATCATCGACATCGACTTCGCCGTGTTCTGGCGGATCCGCGACGCCGGCGAGTTCCTGTTCAACACGCGCAACCCCGAGCCCACGGTGAAGTCCGCGGCCGAGAGCATGATGCGTGAGGTGATCGGCCGCACCCCGATCCAGCCCGCCCTGACCGAGGCCCGCGCCCAGATCGAGCAGGCCGTCCGGCTCGGCACCCAGGCGATCATGGACCAGTACAAGGCGGGCGTTGAGATCACCCAGGTGCAGATGCAGAAGGTCGATCCGCCGCCTTCCGTCGTGGACGCCTTCCGCGACGTGCAGCGCGCCCAGGCCGACCGCGAGCGCGCCCGCAACGAGGCGGAGAGCTACCGCAACGACATCATCCCGCGTGCCCGCGGCGAGGCCGAGCGCCTTACCCAGGAGGCGCAGGGCCAGCGCGAATCCCAGATCGCCCGCGCCCGCGGCGAGGCGCAGCGCTTCGTCTCGGTGCTCTCCGCCTATCAGGCGGCGCAGGACGTGACCCTGCGGCGCATGTACTTGGAGACCATGGAGGAGATCCTGCGGCGCAACCCGAAGATCGTGGTGGATGACCGGCTGTCCGGCATCGTGCCGCTGCTGAACCTGGACGGCGCGCGCGCCGCGGCCGCGGCGAGCACCCAGTCGCGCCCGGCCACCCCGCCGGCCCCGCCCGCCGTGCGGCCCCAGGTCCCGACGGGAGGCGGCCGATGAACCGCCTGATCGCCCTCGGCGCGGCCGCCCTGGTCGCGCTGATCCTGGTCGCCTCGACCCTGTTCACCGTCCACCAGACGCAGCAGGTGCTGATCACCCAGTTCGGCGAGCCGATCCGCGTGATCCGCGAGCCCGGGCTGCACGCCAAGATCCCGCTGATCCAGAACGTCATCGCCTTCGACCGCCGCCTGCTGGACTTCGAGGCGCCCGGCGAGGAGCTGATCCTGGGCGACCAGCGCCGGCTGATCGTGGACACCTTCACCCGGTTCAGCATCACCGACCCGCTGCTGTTCTACCAGACGGTGGGCGCGGCGGAGGCCGGCATCCGCGGCCGGCTCTCCTCGATCGTGTCCTCGGCGTTGCGCCGCGTGCTGGGCAACGAGCCGCTGCTCGCGGTGCTCTCCGCCGACCGGCTGCGGATCATGAACGAGATCCGCCGGCAGGTGAACGAGGAGGCGCGGCGCTTCGGCATCGAGGTCGCCGATGTCCGCCTCCGCCGCGCCGACCTGCCGGAGGAGAACACCCAGGCGATCCTGTCGCGCATGCAGTCCGAGCGCGAGCGCGTCGCCCGCGAGGCCCGGGCCGAGGGCGAGGAGATCCGCGCCCGCGTCCGCGCCGGCGCCGACCGCGAGCGCACCGTGCTGCTGGCCGAGGCGCAGGCACAGGCCGACATCCTGCGCGGCCAGGGCGAGCAGGAGTCGATCGCGATCTTCGCCGACGCCTTCCAGCGCGACCCGCAGTTCTTCCAGTTCTGGCGGACCATGCAGGCCTACCGGGAGTCCTTCTCCGAGGGCGACAACCGGCTGGTGCTGAGCCCGGAGAGCGACTTCTTCCGCTACTTCCGCCATGCCCCCGGCAATCTGGTGACCACGGCGCCGGAGCCGCCGGGCGCATCCGCCCCG contains:
- the hflK gene encoding FtsH protease activity modulator HflK, which gives rise to MIRQAQDAVRRYLPRRGGGKGLALLGVLLLAGWAASGIYRVEPDEQGVVMRFGAFRATTGPGLNYHLPWPIETVTTPRVTRINRVDIGFRSAVDSTAAVRPTPSRDVLEESMMLTGDENIIDIDFAVFWRIRDAGEFLFNTRNPEPTVKSAAESMMREVIGRTPIQPALTEARAQIEQAVRLGTQAIMDQYKAGVEITQVQMQKVDPPPSVVDAFRDVQRAQADRERARNEAESYRNDIIPRARGEAERLTQEAQGQRESQIARARGEAQRFVSVLSAYQAAQDVTLRRMYLETMEEILRRNPKIVVDDRLSGIVPLLNLDGARAAAAASTQSRPATPPAPPAVRPQVPTGGGR
- the hflC gene encoding protease modulator HflC — translated: MNRLIALGAAALVALILVASTLFTVHQTQQVLITQFGEPIRVIREPGLHAKIPLIQNVIAFDRRLLDFEAPGEELILGDQRRLIVDTFTRFSITDPLLFYQTVGAAEAGIRGRLSSIVSSALRRVLGNEPLLAVLSADRLRIMNEIRRQVNEEARRFGIEVADVRLRRADLPEENTQAILSRMQSERERVAREARAEGEEIRARVRAGADRERTVLLAEAQAQADILRGQGEQESIAIFADAFQRDPQFFQFWRTMQAYRESFSEGDNRLVLSPESDFFRYFRHAPGNLVTTAPEPPGASAPAPAAASPAPPAQAP